In Centropristis striata isolate RG_2023a ecotype Rhode Island chromosome 15, C.striata_1.0, whole genome shotgun sequence, a genomic segment contains:
- the zw10 gene encoding centromere/kinetochore protein zw10 homolog, translated as MASFVTEVLASSGKLEKEDLSSKITKMSRKVQDTKEEVCDMINKRYNDFLPNLQASEELMVQVDEVSKEMDALKDFVETEVQQNIHVSVAEYAKLKDQMEKNTIIITMLGHLKEFHSAMEESTEALLDKKYVDAANQLERARASVDSLKDWKTSQLPLLSALRSELTVQRENLIYHLGDEWKRLVIWRLPSSKEPAGLKSFLKVQLNLSHACNKDDEMKPPALLRGVLQALAIQGDLQHKIKLFSQVLLKTMLKPLVMYPSLSVTVTEQQEGGTILALECLKESEEERSTPSQVYSKLLLVLRTLHSHLLDVSIGNKKLSAILGEMIWEEISQCIIQECLLNSIPTNSSQLEKYNTVIKETEEFEKSLKEMEYLQGDSTDLLKYARNVNCHFASKKCKDVIVAARKLMTSKMHNTVKITPNYKLRLPKLPAPASEAKVMKETVRDEITMENSKQLSAMSLCLPACRISESVQQLMELALNTLSEAVGSSTQCAFQLFFTVRNVFQLFCDVVPMYHKENLVKFPHLAAIQHNNCMYLAHHLLTLSHHFRTHLPQQLSQGVATFVDMVPGFRKLGAQCFLAQMNVQRAELLERLSTAHNFCNLDDEDNYIAASKAVRQVIHQLKQLGTVWQDVLPVGIYCKAMGTLLNTAITEVIAKIMMLEDISSEDGEHLHTLCQTIIEEGPLVFTPLVEGNKKYQEEVPLYVRKWSTFKELVIVLRANLQEIVDRWADSKGPLALEFSSSEVKNLIRALFQNTERRAVALTKIK; from the exons ATGGCGTCCTTTGTGACCGAAGTGCTCGCCAGCTCCGGCAAACTGGAGAAAGAGGACCTGTCcagtaaaatcaccaaaatgtcGCGTAAAGTGCAAGATACGAAG GAAGAAGTATGTGACATGATAAACAAAAGGTACAATGACTTCCTCCCCAACCTTCAAGCATCTGAGGAGTTAATGGTGCAGGTTGATGAGGTCTCCAAAGAAATGGATGCTCTTAAAGACTTTGTCGAGACTGAG GTGCAGCAGAATATCCACGTGTCAGTGGCGGAGTATGCAAAGCTGAAGGATCAGATGGAGAAAAATACTATCATCATAACAATGCTTGGACACCTCAAAGAG TTTCACAGTGCGATGGAGGAGTCCACCGAAGCTTTACTGGACAAGAAGTATGTTGATGCAGCCAACCAGCTGGAAAGG gcaaGGGCCAGTGTGGATTCACTGAAGGACTGGAAGACCTCCCAGCTGCCACTGCTCAGCGCTCTGAGGTCTGAGTTGACAGTGCAGAGAGAAAACTTAATTTACCATCTTGGGGATGAATGGAAGCGCCTCGTCATCTGGAGATTACCCTCCTCAAAAG AGCCTGCAGGTCTGAAGTCCTTCCTGAAGGTGCAGTTGAACCTGAGCCATGCATGTAACAAGGATGATGAAATGAAACCACCAGCTCTGCTGCGTGGCGTCCTGCAAGCTCTGGCCATCCAGGGAGACCTTCAGCACAAGATCAAGCTCTTCA GTCAGGTGCTGCTGAAGACCATGTTGAAGCCGTTGGTGATGTACCCATCACTGTCAGTGACGGTAACCGAGCAGCAGGAGGGGGGAACCATCCTGGCTTTGGAGTGTTTGAAGGAGAGTGAGGAAGAGAGATCCACTCCTTCACAGGTCTACAGCAAACTGCTCCTGGTGCTCAGGACACTGCACTCACACCTGCTTG aTGTGTCCATTGGTAATAAAAAGCTCTCTGCTATCTTGGGGGAGATGATTTGGGAGGAAATTTCTCAGTGCATCATCCAAGAGTGTCTGCTCAACTCCATCCCCACCAACAGCAGTCAGCTGGAGAAATACAACACA GTTATCAAGGAAACAGAGGAGTTTGAGAAGTCTTTGAAGGAGATGGAGTATCTACAGGGTGATTCCACAGACCTGCTGAAATATGCCAGGAATGTGAACTGTCACTTTGCCAGCAAGAAGTGCAAAGATGTCATTGTGGCAGCCCGAAAACTCATGACCTCAAAGATGCACAACACCGTCAAA ATCACACCAAACTACAAGCTACGTCTTCCCAAGCTGCCGGCTCCAGCGTCAGAGGCGAAGGTGATGAAAGAAACCGTAAGGGACGAGATTACAATGGAGAACTCAAAGCAGCTGTCAGCGATGAGTCTGTGTCTGCCCGCCTGCCGCATCAGTGAGTCAGTGCAGCAGCTGATGGAGCTGGCACTCAACACTCTGAGTGAAGCCGTTGGAAGCTCAACACAATG tGCATTTCAACTCTTCTTCACCGTGAGAAACGTCTTCCAACTGTTCTGTGATGTCGTCCCGATGTACCACAA AGAGAATCTAGTCAAGTTCCCTCACCTTGCTGCCATCCAGCACAACAACTGTATGTACCTGGCCCACCACCTGCTCACCCTGAGTCACCATTTCAGAACTCACCTGCCACAGCAACTCAGCCAAGGCGTTGCAACATTTGTTGACATGGTGCCAGGATTCAGGAAACTGG GCGCCCAGTGCTTCTTGGCACAGATGAATGTTCAGAGAGCTGAACTGTTAGAGAGACTTTCCACCGCTCACAATTTCTGCAACCTGGATGATGAAGACAACTACATAGCAGCCAGCAAAGCAGTAAGACAG GTCATCCATCAGTTGAAGCAGTTGGGCACAGTTTGGCAGGATGTCCTACCAGTCGGTATCTATTGTAAAGCCATGGGCACCCTCCTCAACACAGCCATCACAGAAGTCATTGCCAAAATCATGATGCTGGag GATATCTCCTCTGAGGACGGGGAGCACCTCCACACTCTGTGCCAAACCATCATTGAGGAAGGTCCGCTGGTCTTCACCCCTCTGGTCGAAGGAAACAAGAAGTAT
- the mks1 gene encoding Meckel syndrome type 1 protein isoform X2 encodes MADNWNTDTGEAVYRSRDAVKNLKIRVRIERVTSTAALSQHLQQQVLSQQDREDIELETLSSHVQPGDNEEELVVGWQEKLFSQYEFELFQNEKACQSPLDRQYVTEIKALNKSKGRRNRRISTYTDHDRYTSCLPFHQLHSTDILTTTKSSPTFLAERMASLRHRRQERRTMDSSIPKSKIVNWEPTEEFLKNSHLVNNAMQTMHIMANLGPPGGLDKQDNEYLLVTIKTDGNGIVTVKPDFNKGKEPYRITTKGEKKEVWRLTVENECTAMQSEEKEREQNMYKDLYLRHKDYLNSLVGQDFEMPPLGILRYVMNGEIVSAKGFEYDNLYIHFFMELPNNWSSLPFQSHSGVTQTCRTKTLGKENVAFFSYPFSFEAFYMSEKESEESIPQWPVVYFKVLSLDSWQRYRTEGYGYLLFPAMTGKHTITCHTWRPLQTGTVSALRRFFIGGSPELEDHSYVRIPGTFKGERLSRFGFCTETAGSVTFNLHCIQQSRAFVDVTMMKKRRQKVFDQLGGFNQQGAVCTILEAFQRARRKMQEARESLPRDLINTTSQLHLESSA; translated from the exons ATGGCAGACAACTGGAACACAGATACTGGAGAGGCTGTGTATCGTTCCCGGGATGCAGTCAAAAACTTGAAAATAAG GGTGCGTATAGAGAGGGTGACCTCCACAGCAGCCCTCTCTCAGCACCTCCAGCAGCAAGTTCTGTCCCAGCAAGACAGAGAGGACATTGAACTGGAAACCCTTAGCTCACATGTCCAGCCAG GTGATAATGAGGAGGAGCTGGTGGTGGGCTGGCAGGAAAAACTCTTCAGTCAG TATGAGTTTGAGCTGTTCCAGAATGAGAAAGCATGCCAGAGCCCTCTGGACCGTCAGTACGTCACTGAAATCAAGGCCCTGAACAAATCCAAGGGCAGACGTAATCGCAGAATTTCCACTTACACTGATCATGACCGCTACACCAGCTGCCTTCCATTCCACCAACTG CACTCCACTGACATATTGACCACAACTAAATCCAGCCCCACATTCCTGGCTGAAAGGATGGCCAGCCTGAGACACAGACGGCAGGAGAGACGCACCAT GGATTCTAGTATCCCTAAGTCAAAGATTGTCAACTGGGAGCCCACAGAGGAGTTTCTGAAGAACAGTCATTTGGTGAATAATGCCATGCAGACCATGCATATCATGGCAAACCTGGGCCCCCCTGGAGG GCTGGACAAACAAGACAATGAATATTTGCTTGTAACCATAAAAACAGATGGCAATGGAATAGTCACCGTAAAACCTGACTTCAACAAAGGCAAAGAGCCTTACAG gATTACAACAAAAGGGGAGAAGAAGGAAGTTTGGCGTCTCACTGTGGAGAATGAATGCACAGCCATGCAATCAGAGGAAAAGGAGAGGGAACAGAACATGTACAAAGAC CTGTACCTACGGCACAAGGACTACCTCAACAGCCTTGTTGGGCAGGACTTTGAAATG CCTCCTCTAGGTATTCTGCGTTACGTGATGAATGGAGAGATAG TGTCAGCCAAAGGCTTTGAATATGATAACTTATACATCCACTTCTTCATGGAACTTCCCAACA aTTGGTCCAGTTTGCCCTTTCAGTCTCACTCAGGGGTTACGCAGACCTGTAGGACCAAAACATTAGGGAAG GAAAATGTTGCTTTCTTCAGTTACCCTTTCAGCTTTGAGGCTTTCTACatgagtgaaaaagagagtGAGG agTCAATTCCCCAGTGGCCAGTGGTCTACTTCAAGGTTCTTTCTCTGGACTCCTGGCAGCGCTATCGAACTGAAGGCTATGGATATCTACTTTTCCCTGCCATGACGG GTAAACATACAATAACATGCCATACATGGAGACCCCTTCAGACGGGGACAGTCTCTGCACTGAGACGCTTCTTTATCGGAGGTTCTCCGGAGCTTGAAGACCACAGCTATGTCAGAATACCAGGGACCTTCAAG GGAGAGAGGCTGAGTCGCTTTGGCTTTTGCACTGAAACCGCAGGAAGTGTCACCTTTAATCTGCATTGCATCCAACAATCCAG gGCTTTTGTTGATGTCACCatgatgaagaagaggaggcaGAAAGTGTTTGACCAGCTGGGAGGATTTAATCAGCAAGGAGCTGTTTGTACCATCCTGG agGCCTTCCAGAGGGCCAGGAGAAAGATGCAAGAGGCCCGCGAAAGTCTTCCCAGAGATCTCATCAACACCACTTCCCAACTGCACCTCGAATCCTCTGCATAG
- the mks1 gene encoding Meckel syndrome type 1 protein isoform X1: protein MADNWNTDTGEAVYRSRDAVKNLKIRVRIERVTSTAALSQHLQQQVLSQQDREDIELETLSSHVQPGDNEEELVVGWQEKLFSQYEFELFQNEKACQSPLDRQYVTEIKALNKSKGRRNRRISTYTDHDRYTSCLPFHQLQHSTDILTTTKSSPTFLAERMASLRHRRQERRTMDSSIPKSKIVNWEPTEEFLKNSHLVNNAMQTMHIMANLGPPGGLDKQDNEYLLVTIKTDGNGIVTVKPDFNKGKEPYRITTKGEKKEVWRLTVENECTAMQSEEKEREQNMYKDLYLRHKDYLNSLVGQDFEMPPLGILRYVMNGEIVSAKGFEYDNLYIHFFMELPNNWSSLPFQSHSGVTQTCRTKTLGKENVAFFSYPFSFEAFYMSEKESEESIPQWPVVYFKVLSLDSWQRYRTEGYGYLLFPAMTGKHTITCHTWRPLQTGTVSALRRFFIGGSPELEDHSYVRIPGTFKGERLSRFGFCTETAGSVTFNLHCIQQSRAFVDVTMMKKRRQKVFDQLGGFNQQGAVCTILEAFQRARRKMQEARESLPRDLINTTSQLHLESSA, encoded by the exons ATGGCAGACAACTGGAACACAGATACTGGAGAGGCTGTGTATCGTTCCCGGGATGCAGTCAAAAACTTGAAAATAAG GGTGCGTATAGAGAGGGTGACCTCCACAGCAGCCCTCTCTCAGCACCTCCAGCAGCAAGTTCTGTCCCAGCAAGACAGAGAGGACATTGAACTGGAAACCCTTAGCTCACATGTCCAGCCAG GTGATAATGAGGAGGAGCTGGTGGTGGGCTGGCAGGAAAAACTCTTCAGTCAG TATGAGTTTGAGCTGTTCCAGAATGAGAAAGCATGCCAGAGCCCTCTGGACCGTCAGTACGTCACTGAAATCAAGGCCCTGAACAAATCCAAGGGCAGACGTAATCGCAGAATTTCCACTTACACTGATCATGACCGCTACACCAGCTGCCTTCCATTCCACCAACTG CAGCACTCCACTGACATATTGACCACAACTAAATCCAGCCCCACATTCCTGGCTGAAAGGATGGCCAGCCTGAGACACAGACGGCAGGAGAGACGCACCAT GGATTCTAGTATCCCTAAGTCAAAGATTGTCAACTGGGAGCCCACAGAGGAGTTTCTGAAGAACAGTCATTTGGTGAATAATGCCATGCAGACCATGCATATCATGGCAAACCTGGGCCCCCCTGGAGG GCTGGACAAACAAGACAATGAATATTTGCTTGTAACCATAAAAACAGATGGCAATGGAATAGTCACCGTAAAACCTGACTTCAACAAAGGCAAAGAGCCTTACAG gATTACAACAAAAGGGGAGAAGAAGGAAGTTTGGCGTCTCACTGTGGAGAATGAATGCACAGCCATGCAATCAGAGGAAAAGGAGAGGGAACAGAACATGTACAAAGAC CTGTACCTACGGCACAAGGACTACCTCAACAGCCTTGTTGGGCAGGACTTTGAAATG CCTCCTCTAGGTATTCTGCGTTACGTGATGAATGGAGAGATAG TGTCAGCCAAAGGCTTTGAATATGATAACTTATACATCCACTTCTTCATGGAACTTCCCAACA aTTGGTCCAGTTTGCCCTTTCAGTCTCACTCAGGGGTTACGCAGACCTGTAGGACCAAAACATTAGGGAAG GAAAATGTTGCTTTCTTCAGTTACCCTTTCAGCTTTGAGGCTTTCTACatgagtgaaaaagagagtGAGG agTCAATTCCCCAGTGGCCAGTGGTCTACTTCAAGGTTCTTTCTCTGGACTCCTGGCAGCGCTATCGAACTGAAGGCTATGGATATCTACTTTTCCCTGCCATGACGG GTAAACATACAATAACATGCCATACATGGAGACCCCTTCAGACGGGGACAGTCTCTGCACTGAGACGCTTCTTTATCGGAGGTTCTCCGGAGCTTGAAGACCACAGCTATGTCAGAATACCAGGGACCTTCAAG GGAGAGAGGCTGAGTCGCTTTGGCTTTTGCACTGAAACCGCAGGAAGTGTCACCTTTAATCTGCATTGCATCCAACAATCCAG gGCTTTTGTTGATGTCACCatgatgaagaagaggaggcaGAAAGTGTTTGACCAGCTGGGAGGATTTAATCAGCAAGGAGCTGTTTGTACCATCCTGG agGCCTTCCAGAGGGCCAGGAGAAAGATGCAAGAGGCCCGCGAAAGTCTTCCCAGAGATCTCATCAACACCACTTCCCAACTGCACCTCGAATCCTCTGCATAG
- the ap2b1 gene encoding AP-2 complex subunit beta, translating to MTDSKYFTTNKKGEIFELKAELNNEKKEKRKEAVKKVIAAMTVGKDVSSLFPDVVNCMQTDNLELKKLVYLYLMNYAKSQPDMAIMAVNSFVKDCEDPNPLIRALAVRTMGCIRVDKITEYLCEPLRKCLKDEDPYVRKTAAVCVAKLHDINAQMVEDQGFLDSLRDLIADSNPMVVANAVAALSEISESHPNSNLLDLNPQNINKLLTALNECTEWGQIFILDCLSNYNPKDEREAQSICERVTPRLSHANSAVVLSAVKVLMKFLELLPKDSDYYNTLLKKLSPPLVTLLSGEPEVQYVALRNINLIVQKRPEILKQEIKVFFVKYNDPIYVKLEKLDIMIRLASQANIAQVLAELKEYATEVDVDFVRKAVRAIGRCAIKVEQSAERCVSTLLDLIQTKVNYVVQEAIVVIRDIFRKYPNKYESIIATLCENLDSLDEPDARAAMIWIVGEYAERIDNADELLESFLEGFHDESTQVQLTLLTAIVKLFLKKPSETQELVQQVLSLATQDSDNPDLRDRGYIYWRLLSTDPVTAKEVVLSEKPLISEETDLIEPTLLDELICHIGSLASVYHKPPSAFVEGSHGIHRKHLPVQHSSIDTGESPVSGGPAAAMDQPHVIPSQGDLLGDLLNLDLGPPVNVPQVSSMQMGAVDLLGGGLDSLLGGDLGGGVGGSPAVGQNFIPSSVPSTFAPSPTPAPQAVSSGLNDLFELSTGMAITTGGFISPKAVWLPAVKAKGLEISGTFSRRQGHMYMDMSFTNKALQHMTDFAVQFNKNSFGMIPTSPLPVHTPLMPSQTIEVSLPLNTIGPVMKMDPLNNLQVAVKNNIDVFYFSVLIPLNIFFVEDGKMERQVFLATWKDIPNENELQYQIKECHLNADTVSGKLQNNNIYTIAKRNVEGQDMLYQSLKLTNGIWILAELRIQPGNPNYTLSLKCRAPEVSQYVYQTYDSVLKN from the exons ATGACGGACTCCAAATATTTCACGACAAACAAAAAAg GGGAGATCTTTGAACTGAAGGCAGAGCTGAACAATGAGaagaaggaaaagagaaaagaggctGTAAAGAAGGTCATTGCTGCCATGACTGTTGGCAAGGATGTCAG TTCTTTGTTCCCAGATGTTGTGAACTGCATGCAGACCGACAACCTGGAGCTGAAGAAGTTGGTGTACCTCTATTTAATGAACTACGCCAAGAGCCAGCCTGACATGGCCATCATGGCTGTCAACAGCTTTGTCAAG GACTGTGAGGACCCCAACCCTCTCATCCGGGCTCTTGCTGTCCGCACCATGGGTTGCATCCGGGTGGACAAAATCACAGAGTATCTGTGTGAGCCGCTGAGGAAGTGCCTGAAGGATGAGGACCCGTACGTGAGGAAGACTGCGGCTGTTTGCGTGGCTAAACTTCATGACATCAATGCTCAGATGGTGGAGGACCAGGGCTTCCTGGACTCCCTGAGGGATCTCATTGCTGACTCAAATCCCATG GTTGTGGCCAATGCAGTTGCTGCCCTGTCTGAGATCAGCGAGTCTCATCCCAACAGCAACCTGCTGGACCTCAATCCTCAGAACATCAACAAGCTGCTGACGGCCCTCAACGAGTGCACCGAGTGGGGACAGATCTTCATCCTGGACTGCCTGTCCAACTACAACCCCAAAGATGAGCGCGAGGCCCAAAG CATTTGTGAGCGCGTCACTCCCCGGCTGTCTCACGCCAACTCAGCGGTGGTCCTGTCAGCTGTCAAGGTGCTGATGAAGTTCTTGGAGCTGCTGCCCAAGGATTCGGACTACTACAACACCTTGCTGAAGAAATTATCCCCACCCCTGGTCACCTTACTCTCTGGAGAGCCGGAGGTCCAGTACGTGGCTCTGAGGAACATCAACCTCATTGTGCAGAAAAG GCCTGAGATCCTGAAGCAGGAGATCAAGGTGTTCTTTGTCAAGTACAATGACCCTATCTATGTGAAACTGGAGAAACTGGACATCATGATCCGCTTGGCCTCCCAGGCCAACATTGCCCAG GTGCTGGCTGAACTGAAGGAATACGCCACGGAGGTGGATGTTGACTTTGTGCGCAAGGCTGTGCGAGCCATCGGACGATGTGCCATCAAAGTGGAG CAATCAGCTGAGCGCTGCGTCAGCACCCTGCTGGACCTGATCCAGACTAAAGTCAACTACGTGGTTCAGGAGGCCATTGTGGTCATCAGGGACATTTTCCGCAAGTACCCCAACAA GTATGAGAGCATCATTGCCACACTGTGTGAGAATCTGGACTCTCTGGATGAGCCTGATGCTCGTGCTGCCATGATCTGGATTGTTGGCGAGTATGCCGAGAGGATCGACAACGCCGACGAGTTGCTGGAGAGTTTCCTTGAGGGCTTCCATGATGAGAGCACCCAG GTCCAGCTCACTCTGCTGACGGCCATTGTCAAGCTGTTCCTGAAGAAGCCATCGGAGACTCAGGAGCTGGTGCAGCAGGTCCTCAGCCTGGCTACTCAG GATTCTGACAACCCTGATCTGCGTGACAGGGGCTACATTTATTGGCGCCTGTTGTCCACTGACCCTGTGACCGCCAAGGAGGTGGTGCTGTCAGAAAAGCCGCTGATCTCTGAGGAGACAGACCTGATCGAGCCCACCCTGCTGGACGAGCTCATCTGCCACATTGGCTCCCTTGCTTCTGTCTATCACAAACCGCCCAGCGCCTTCGTCGAGGGCAGCCACGGAATCCACCGGAAACACCTTCCTGTGCAGCACAGCAg CATTGATACAGGTGAGAGCCCAGTGAGTGGCGGACCAGCAGCTGCCATGGACCAGCCACATGTCATCCCCAGTCAGGGTGACCTTCTGGGTGACCTGCTGAACCTGGACCTGGGCCCTCCAGTCAATGTGCCCCAGGTCTCCTCCATGCAGATGGGTGCTGTGGACCTTTTGGGAGGAGGGCTGGACAGTTTG CTGGGGGGAGACCTGGGCGGAGGTGTTGGGGGAAGTCCAGCA GTGGGACAGAACTTCATTCCTTCATCTGTCCCCAGCACTTTTGCTCCGTCACCTACGCCCGCTCCTCAGGCTGTCAGCAGCGGCCTCAACGACCTGTTTGAGCTTTCCACGGGCATGGCCATCACAACTGGAGGTTTTATTTCTCCAAAAGCA GTGTGGCTGCCTGCAGTGAAAGCCAAGGGACTGGAGATCTCTGGAACCTTCTCTCGCCGCCAGGGCCACATGTACATGGACATGTCCTTCACCAACAAGGCCCTGCAGCACATGACCGACTTCGCTGTGCAGTTCAACAAGAACAG TTTTGGGATGATCCCTACCAGTCCTCTGCCCGTTCACACTCCGCTGATGCCAAGCCAGACTATTGAGGTCTCTCTGCCTCTCAACACCATCGGGCCAGTAATGAAGATGGACCCACTCAATAATCTGCAG GTGGCTGTGAAGAACAACATCGATGTCTTCTACTTCAGCGTACTCATCCCTCTCAACATATTCTTTGTTGAGGATGGAAAAATGG AGCGACAGGTGTTCCTGGCTACCTGGAAAGACATCCCCAACGAGAACGAGCTGCAGTACCAGATAAAGGAGTGCCACCTAAATGCAG ACACAGTGTCAGGGAAGCTGCAGAATAACAATATTTACACCATCGCCAAGAGGAACGTAGAAGGCCAGGATATGCTCTACCAGTCCCTCAAGCTAACTAACGGCATCTGGATCTTGGCTGAGCTCCGTATTCAGCCCGGGAACCCCAACTACACG CTGTCTCTTAAGTGTCGGGCCCCAGAGGTTTCTCAGTACGTCTACCAGACGTACGACTCTGTGCTGAAGAACTGA